The Arachis hypogaea cultivar Tifrunner chromosome 14, arahy.Tifrunner.gnm2.J5K5, whole genome shotgun sequence genome has a segment encoding these proteins:
- the LOC112743950 gene encoding probable phosphopantothenoylcysteine decarboxylase, with amino-acid sequence MSVIPPSTPRRFEATHVAPRKPQVLLAACGCVAAVKFEVLCKCFSQWAEVRAVVTKASQKFVTEFPKAVPVYTDEYELLSWRRLGDPVLHIDLANWAEIMVIAPLSADTLAKIAGGFSDNLLTCVVRAWDYSKPLFVAPSMGTSTWKNPFTDQHLAAINDLGMNVILPQKTASGHTTGAMDEPESIYYNVRFYYNAKMQKKPG; translated from the exons ATGTCTGTAATTCCGCCTTCTACTCCAAGGAGATTCGAAGCAACACATGTCGCTCCAAGGAAGCCTCAAGTTCTGCTTGCTGCTTGCGGATGTGTAGCTGCTGTAAAATTTGAAGTCCTTTGCAAATGTTTCTCACAGTGGGCGGAAGTAAGGGCAGTTGTCACGAAAGCCTCTCAGAAATTTGTTACTGAATTTCCCAAAGCTGTGCCTGTATATACTGATGAGTATGAATTGCTTAGTTGGAGAAGATTGGGTGATCCAGTTCTTCATATTGATCTTGCTAACTGGGCTGAAATCATGGTCATTGCCCCATTATCAGCAGACACTCTTGCTAAG ATTGCTGGAGGGTTCAGTGACAATTTGCTCACATGTGTTGTAAGAGCTTGGGACTACAGCAAGCCACTCTTTGTTGCACCATCCATGGGAACTTCAACATGGAAAAACCCTTTCACTGATCAGCATCTCGCTGCCATTAATGACCTTGGAATGAATGTCATCCTCCCACAGAAGACAGCTTCGGGGCATACCACCGGAGCCATGGATGAGCCTGAAAGTATCTACTACAATGTGAGGTTCTACTATAATGCAAAGATGCAGAAGAAACCGGGGTAG
- the LOC140178708 gene encoding F-box/kelch-repeat protein At3g06240-like, which yields MATMSNDELLEILSWLPAKAVHKHRSTSKLFSELPETPYFVAKQAENSLKKNRPSCFFIQRDDILNHNEHVELHPLPGEELSSGVPENMLGFIARSRLKILSSSNGLLLCLHGIELFIINPATCSLLDIPLPNHLQQRRNLPSVSMTLECDSDDYRLILFDNEEWSLHFDCHVYSHKQGAWSLRKNRFFAGSRNLKFDKPVICNGAIHFISDCYRYLTEDSTYFRPYIMSYEIKNGDDEDESIETKFLRVPKEARRGSHDNSCHMNIFKWGEVAGYQTICLVRLRKRVFTVWILTNYESSSWRRIMKVRVKGMGLVEHNPVIRGFTVLNGDLVFATEKKVYTYGLTSEKYMVLSEICDHGCESRFVCFVPYSDTLRPCGIGAKSLRPYLQLRKHDQAEKVRIRPVK from the coding sequence ATGGCTACAATGTCTAATGATGAGTTATTAGAGATATTGTCTTGGTTACCTGCAAAAGCAGTCCACAAACACAGATCtacttcaaaactcttttcagaGCTTCCAGAAACTCCATACTTTGTAGCAAAACAAGCAGAAAACTCATTAAAGAAAAATCGTCCTTCATGCTTCTTCATTCAAAGAGATGACATTCTGAATCACAACGAGCACGTCGAGTTGCATCCTTTGCCGGGAGAGGAACTTTCCTCGGGCGTCCCTGAAAACATGCTAGGATTCATCGCGCGCTCGCGGCTCAAGATTCTAAGCTCAAGCAACGGTTTACTCCTCTGTCTTCATGGAATAGAATTATTTATCATCAATCCAGCAACTTGTTCCCTTTTAGACATTCCCCTCCCCAACCACTTGCAGCAGCGAAGGAATCTTCCTAGTGTCTCGATGACACTGGAATGCGACTCTGATGATTACAGGTTGATTCTTTTTGACAATGAAGAGTGGAGTTTACATTTTGATTGCCATGTTTATAGTCATAAACAAGGTGCTTGGAGCTTAAGGAAGAACCGTTTCTTTGCTGGATCTAGGAATTTGAAATTTGACAAGCCTGTGATTTGCAATGGCGCCATTCACTTCATCTCGGATTGCTACCGCTATCTTACTGAAGATAGCACTTATTTTAGGCCTTATATAATGTCTTATGAAATCAAGAACGGCGATGATGAAGATGAAAGCATTGAAACCAAGTTTTTAAGGGTTCCTAAAGAAGCAAGAAGGGGTTCTCATGATAACAGTTGTCATATGAATATTTTCAAATGGGGAGAAGTTGCTGGCTATCAAACTATTTGCTTAGTTAGATTGAGAAAGCGTGTGTTTACGGTTTGGATTCTAACAAACTATGAATCGAGTTCGTGGAGAAGGATCATGAAGGTGAGAGTGAAAGGAATGGGTTTAGTGGAACACAACCCTGTGATCAGAGGCTTTACCGTTTTGAATGGTGATCTTGTTTTTGCTACGGAAAAGAAGGTCTACACATATGGTTTAACTAGTGAGAAATATATGGTGCTCTCGGAAATTTGTGACCATGGGTGTGAATCTAGATTTGTTTGTTTTGTTCCTTATTCAGATACTCTTCGTCCATGTGGAATTGGTGCCAAAAGTTTGCGTCCTTATCTTCAATTAAGGAAACATGACCAAGCCGAAAAAGTTAGAATTAGACCCGTTAAATGA
- the LOC112743952 gene encoding uncharacterized protein isoform X3 has protein sequence MQSYAEANAIIKGCASESKRLKGLGIGAPEGPISLDDFRSLQRSNTELRKQLENQVVLIDTLRNDNRVAADRHESELQSAKKSVAKCYLDQLKELQQSVDLKYKELGDVNRVTAEQKYAIEDLNKRLSASMQSCAEANAIISSQKVNITELKEQLDDERTQRKY, from the exons ATGCAGTCATATGCTGAAGCAAATGCTATAATAA AGGGTTGTGCCTCTGAAAGCAAGAGATTGAAAGGCTTAGGCATTGGTGCCCCCGAAGGTCCCAtttctcttgatgattttcgaagCCTTCAAAGATCAAACACA GAGCTGAGGAAGCAGTTGGAGAATCAGGTGGTATTAATTGATACTTTGCGTAATGACAACCGTGTTGCTGCTGATCGTCATGAAAGT GAATTACAATCAGCCAAGAAGTCTGTTGCAAAATGTTACCTTGATCAATTAAAAGAATTACAACAAAGTGTAGATCTAAAATACAAGGAACTAGGTGATGTTAATAGAGTAACTGCTGAACAGAAATATGCCATCGAAGACCTCAATAAAAGGCTGAGTGCTTCTATGCAGTCATGTGCTGAAGCAAATGCTATAATAAGCAG TCAGAAAGTAAATATAACTGAACTCAAGGAACAATTAGATGACGAGCGGACTCAGCGAAAATATTGA
- the LOC112743952 gene encoding uncharacterized protein isoform X2: MTSGLSENIEAQEELRQHTDAALRRKRELHETIISFRSQRERCLLVETLRSKLEDTRQKMVVCDNKVRQLETELHEKKLTTANQTKKIEELEEETRRLSKDLESEKQLEKKHGLKFLFLSLR, from the exons ATGACGAGCGGACTCAGCGAAAATATTGAGGCTCAAGAGGAATTAAGACAACACACTGATGCTGCcttaagaagaaaaagagaactacATGAAACAATAATAAGCTTCAG GAGTCAGAGAGAAAGGTGTTTGCTAGTTGAAACCTTGAGGTCCAAACTG GAGGATACTAGGCAAAAGATGGTTGTGTGTGATAATAAGGTTCGCCAGTTGGAAACTGAATTGCATGAGAAGAAACTGACCACTGCAAATCAAACAAAG AAAATAGAAGAACTTGAAGAGGAAACAAGAAGATTAAGCAAAGATCTTGAGAGTGAAAAG CAGCTTGAGAAGAAGCATGGGCTAAAGTTTCTATTCTTGAGCTTGAGATAA
- the LOC112743952 gene encoding uncharacterized protein isoform X1 — protein sequence MTSGLSENIEAQEELRQHTDAALRRKRELHETIISFRSQRERCLLVETLRSKLEDTRQKMVVCDNKVRQLETELHEKKLTTANQTKKIEELEEETRRLSKDLESEKQQLEKKHGLKFLFLSLR from the exons ATGACGAGCGGACTCAGCGAAAATATTGAGGCTCAAGAGGAATTAAGACAACACACTGATGCTGCcttaagaagaaaaagagaactacATGAAACAATAATAAGCTTCAG GAGTCAGAGAGAAAGGTGTTTGCTAGTTGAAACCTTGAGGTCCAAACTG GAGGATACTAGGCAAAAGATGGTTGTGTGTGATAATAAGGTTCGCCAGTTGGAAACTGAATTGCATGAGAAGAAACTGACCACTGCAAATCAAACAAAG AAAATAGAAGAACTTGAAGAGGAAACAAGAAGATTAAGCAAAGATCTTGAGAGTGAAAAG CAGCAGCTTGAGAAGAAGCATGGGCTAAAGTTTCTATTCTTGAGCTTGAGATAA